The following is a genomic window from Paenibacillus sp. FSL R5-0766.
GTTCGCATGGAGCAAGGAAAAGGGTTAGCGATTGCTGGTCTAGTTTGTGGAATCATTGGTACAGCGATGTATGTATTACTTATTGCGTTCGTGCTATTGTTTACTTTCGCTGTCACAAGCTTTGATATATCTTCTACATACTAGAAATATGAAGTTAGCAAACTTAGATTGTATCTAAAACTAGAAAAGCAAAGGCGTACCTTAGCCAACACCTCTGTTGTCCATAAGAGGGGGACTTAGGTACACGCCTTTGCTTTTTAATTTACGAATTTACAGGTGAAGTGCCACTTCACTGCTGACGTTTGCGTTCTCCGTGGTGTGATGCATCAGGAAATACGTTAAGGTTCCTCCGAGACCAATCACGGCGAAGATGCACAGAATGCCGATCTGATCCCAAGCCACGCCGAACTGACCACTTGATATAACGGCTTTATACCCGGTTACCGAATACGTCATTGGCAGCCATGGATTAAACACTTTCAACCAATTCGGAATAAGTTCCAACGGGAATGTACCGGCACTGGTTGTCAGTTGGAAGATTAACATGAGAATTGCCAGGAAGCGTCCGGGATTCTCCAGCCAAGTAACCAAAGCCTGAATGATGTACATAAAGCTCAAGCTGGTCACAAAGCTGAATAAGAAGAATAACGGAATGCTTTGAACCTCCAGACCTAATACGGACAATACGAGCCAGGAAGCGAGAAGGGACTGGACAGCACTCATAATCGTGAAAGCAAGTGTTCTACTCACAAAACGATTCCAGCTACTCGTATCGGTAAACGTACTGCCGCGTGTGGGTACAACTAGCGTTGCAATTAATGCGCCGACAAAAAGCCCCAATGACAGGAAGTATGGCGAGAATCCAGTGCCATAATTGGGCACTTCGTTATGTTTATGCTCATCCACCTGAACGGGCTGTGCATACATTTCAACAAGTTCATCCGTCTTTTTCACACTGCTCGTTTCAGCTGCCGCTTCGTTTAACTTGGTGGAAAGTTCGCTAGAGCCGTCGGTTAATTTGGTAGTGCCTTCTTTTAATGTTCCCGCACCATCATCCAGCTTGCGGGAACCTTCGGCAATGGTGGTGATTCCGTCTGAAAGCTGGTTCATACCCGTAACCAATTGGCCTGCACCTGTATTTAACTGACTCGAACCTTCTGCAAGTTTGGCTCCTCCGGCTGCTGCTTCGGTCAACTTGGTGTTAAATTGTTGAAGGCCCGTTGCAAGCTGCTTATGTCCGGTTGATAATTGTGTTGCTCCTTGTAAAAGTTGCTGTTCACCCTGCACTAGCTGACTGCTGCCTTGATGCAGTTGCTGTTGCGCAGCCTGAAGGCTTTTGCTGCCTTCCACTAATTGCTGTCCACCTTGATAGACCTGTTCGCTGCCAGCGGCAACGGCCTGACTTGCTGCCAGTAATTGCTGAACAGCCGGGTTAGCGGCAAGCTCGGGACTTGCTTCGGCTAATTGGGCAAGTCCTTGTGCAACGGCCTTGGCACCTTCACTTACTTTGCTGCTGCCTTCCACTGAGGTTTGCAATCCGGCTACCAGCTTCGCACTTCCTTGTTCGGAAGCTTCCAGTCCAGCATCCAACTTAGCCGCGCCTTCTTGAGCGGACTGAATACCTGCCTGTAACTGTTTGCCGCCCGTTTCAGCCTGCAATGCACCGTTACCCAGTTTCGTGCCTGCTGCCGCCAATTGGGACAATCCATCCGACAGGGAGCTGGCTCCTGCATGAAGCGTACCGATTCCTTGTGCCAAGGTAGCTGTACCCTCTTTTAATGGTGCCATACCTGTTTCCAATTTGTCGGTTCCATCCGCCAGTTTGGACAGGTTCTTTTTCAAAGTAGAGGCACCATTATCCAGCTTGGCTGCGCCCTCGTTGATCTTGCCAGCACCATCTCCGGCATCCGATAAACCGCTAGAGATCTTCTCCACCTGATCCAGTAACGTTTCGGTATACGATTCAGTTACTTTGGCGGAGACTTTGGATTTGATCTGTTTGACCGCAGTTCCACCAATCTGACCCGCGAGGAAGTTGTATCCCTCATTGGGCTCATAGATCAGCTCCGCTGGTTGTGGGTGATCCTCCATCAGAGTGGTAGCTTTTGCTGAAAAATCCTCGGGGATCACGATGGTCATATAATACTTGTCGTCTTCCATACCTTGCTCCGCTTGTTCCCGTGTCACGAATTGCCAGTCGAAATCATTACTTTTTTTCAATTCATCGACCAGATTCTGACCGACTTCCAGCGATTTGTCATTGTAGGTTGCGCCCTGATCCGTGTTGACCACGGCCACAGGCAATTCATTCATTTTGCCATACGGGTCCCAGAATGCATTGAGGAACAAACCGCTATACAGCACCGGAATGAACAGCACAACGAGAATCGGAATGAATACTTTGGGTTTCTTAAATGCGGATTTCAAATCCTGACCAAATACAGTTAATGATTTCATCATGTTCTCTCCCCATTATCACGCTACTCCGTTATATATCTATCTCTAATTTTACAAGGATTCAGCCGCACATCCTCCTCTATAATCCACTCTTGAGAAAGAGGCCTACGAAAGTCTTAATCTGATCCTTGTGTAGCGTAGGATGCGTTTTGTTCCAATCCGAGGTTAACGTGACATAGAGTTTCAGCAGGACAAAAGAGACCAGCTTGGGATCATCCTCTCGAATCTGCTGCAATTCCATTGCCCGCTGAACTTGGCGTTCCAGATATTCGAGAATCGCTGTCTCTACTTTCTGCAGACCTTCCTTGGCCTGTGGCGTGCCAAAATCGTTCACTTCCTGGAACAGTTTGATTAACAGCTCATGCTCCTCCCTATACTCCAGCAAAGAGTCCATACTCAGGTGTACGTTGTCCAGAAACGAATTTTCTTCCTTCACCGTTTGCTCCGTGATCTGTTTCATATCGGTAATGATGGAGTGAAGAATCTCGTCGAACAGTTCTTCCTTATTTTCGAAAAAAGTATAAATTGTTCCCTTGCCTACATTGGCGAGTCGGGCAACTTGCTCCATGGTCGTTGCTTTGTAGCCGAACAGGGCAAAGGATTTCTCCGCCGAGTCAATGACCTGTTGCCTTCGATCAATGGTTCTCATGGTATATGCACCTCCTTGTTGTCTGAATGAGTAAAAAATGTGTCTGTAATTGACCGGATTACACATATGGTCAATTGGTCGTTTATAACTGTAGCACTTGAACAGGGATGATGGATGTGATCTTTGTCATGGAGTGGATGGGGGATGAAGAAGGTTATTAGGGGTATCCGTATGTGACTCAGACAGGTGCGAATGTGATGCTCACATGAAAACCCTGGGGGATTCGCACCTCAGATGTTGTCGAAAAGGGGTGTTTTATTGCCTTTTGGCATAACATAGACAGGAATAGATTGAATTATGATATGGAAAGTCATAGAATAATAGTGAAAAAACGTATTTGTGGTAGATAAAATTGTTAAGATACGTGTTTTTTCGCTGTCGCACTCCGTATGGAGTGCGTGGATTGAAATATTGATCATCACCCCGCATTCTCTTCAAGTTCAGTCGCACTCCGTATGGAGTGCGTGGATTGAAATTGCTCTCTGCCACCCACTCTTTACGCTTAACCTGGTCGCACTCCGTATGGAGTGCGTGGATTGAAATACAATATCTTCTAGCGCATGATAAGACTTGCCGTCGCACTCCGTATGGAGTGCGTGGATTGAAATGCACGACAATCATCACGATAAACAGAACGAAGATGTCGCACTCCGTATGGAGTGCGTGGATTGAAATATACGTCAAGCCAACGGTGGAGAATAGCTATTTAGTCGCACTCCGTATGGAGTGCGTGGATTGAAATGCCAAGGAGTACGGCACCTCCATGTCCAAGCTTCAGTCGCACTCCGTATGGAGTGCGTGGATTGAAATCTGTTACAGCCACGATCAGCAATCCAAGCCGTGAGGTCGCACTCCGTATGGAGTGCGTGGATTGAAATTACGATCCGCAAATGTAGTTGCACTAATCGGCCGTCGCACTCCGTATGGAGTGCGTGGATTGAAATTTCGTCCAGATTGGCAAACATTTTTTTGCTCTGATACGTCGCACTCCGTATGGAGTGCGTGGATTGAAATCAACAAATCGTCAACGATTTTACCAATCATTTCGCGTCGCACTCTGTATGAGTGCGTGGATTGAAATTGGGGTGTCATAGACCCGGTATACACCGTAGTCGGGTCGCACTCTGTATGAGTGCGTGGATTGAAATGGTCAAGCGCTCAGTGTCGAAATAGTCCCTAGCGTCGCACTCTGTATGAGTGCGTGGATTGAAATACATACCGGCGGAGGTTGCGAAGAATAGGAGTGCGGTCGCACTCTGTATGAGTGCGTGGATTGAAATTAGACGTGCCAGAGTTAGAAGATTTGAACAAAAACTGTCGCACTCTGTATGAGTGCGTGGATTGAAATTTCCGGATCTGCAGACCAGCTGCACACCAGGGCAGTCGCACTCTGTATGAGTGCGTGGATTGAAATTGCAGCGCAAGATCGTAGATCCAACGAAGGCGCCCGTCGCACTCTGTATGAGTGCGTGGATTGAAATAGGATATCCGGCACAGGCCCGGCCACCATCTACAAGTCGCACTCTGTATGGAGTGCGTGGATTGAAATTCCGATGACTTCATTAAGGCCTCTCATGGTGCCCTGTCGCACTCTGTATGGAGTGCGTGGATTGAAATATGTACTGGATGATCCGGTACCACTGACTTGATAGTCGCACTCTGTATGGAGTGCGTGGATTGAAATGGAACAGCCGGAACAATCGGTTTGGCAATTATCGGGTCGCACTCTGTATGGAGTGCGTGGATTGAAATTTCATGCCCGGTACGTTCTCTACGATGTACATTTCGTCGCACTCTGTATAGAGTGCGTGGATTGAAATATCTGGATAAAAGACAAAGGTCTCTTTCCAATCAAGTCGCACTCTGTATGGAGTGCGTGGATTGAAATGATAACAAGCGGATGCTCATGGGTAAGTTGGACGTCGCACTCTGTATGGAGTGTGTGGATTGAAATAACAGACCGGCAATCGTATTGGGTGATGGAGATAAGTCGCACTCTGTATGGAGTGCGTGAATTGAAATTGGGGAAGAGGTAGAGCACGGCTTCGTTATCTAACTGTGCTCCTAATACCACTAATGAATTCACACGATGAGGTATACCAAAAAGCGAAGAATGAGACAGGGATTTTTTTTATGTGTACCCCTCACTTTTTAACTCGGCTTTGGTGAAGAGAACAAGAGGATTATATATGCACCAAAAAATGAAGCTTCATTAAAAAAACACCAGGGCTTCGAGTTAAATCACTCATAAGCCCTGGTGTTTTTACGGTATCCTATTAAATCTATTCTGCGCGTACTTTAAAGAATGAGATCAGTTCTTGCAGTTGCTCGGATACAACCGATAGCTCATCGGAGGCACTCACAATGGCTGCCATGGAGGCTTCCTGCTCATCAATTGACTGCTCAATTTGTTTACTGCTGCTTGCTGCCTTGCTGACATTGGCAGAGAGTTCATCGGCCGTGGCAGACATTTCCTGTGTGCTTGCCGAGATTTCTTCAGTAGAACTGGAGATATCCTGAATCTGGTTTGCAACTTTATTCGTAGCATTCAGAATATTCTCGAAGAATACACCAGTCTCTTGGGTAACTTCCAAGCCTTTGGTAACTTCCTTGGAACCCAACTGCATCGCTTCGGAAGACTGCATGATATCCCGTTGAATTTCTTCAATTAACTGTCGAATTTGCTTCGCTGATTCCTGCGATTGCTCTGCCAGGTTACGTACCTCACCTGCAACCACCGCAAAACCTCTTCCTTCTTCACCTGCGCGGGCTGCCTCGATTGAAGCGTTAAGTGCAAGCAAGTTGGTTTGTCCGGCAATTTCCGTAATCACGTTAACAATGTTGCTAATCTGGTTCGAGTTATTTTCCAAAGACTGAATCGAGTTTGACGTATTTTGCACCGCACCGGAGATCAGGCGCATCTGTTCAATAACTTGTTGCATCACCACATTACCTGTGCTGGAGCGCTGCTCCATGCTGAGTGCTTCATCTGCCACATCGGCTGAGCTGCTGGCGATCGTCTGCACTACCGTGGACATCTCTGTCATGGCACGTGCGTTCTCCACAGTGGCTTTGTCTTGTGACACCAGTCCAGTAGATATTTCTCGAATATTGGTGCTGATGGATTGAATGTTCACATTATTTTTCTCGGAAATGCCCAGTAGTTGTTTGGAAGATTCCGAGAGGTGATGCGAAGTATTCTGTACTTTATAGATGGTTGTATTGAATCGATGGATCATCGCATTGAACTTCTCGTTGATGATACCCAGATCATCTCGTCCGGTATCGATGGTTACGTCCAGATTACCCGTGCTGACTTCTTCGATACCTTTCATCAGATTGCGGATCGGAAGCAACGTTCTTTTCAGCAAAATGAATTGTAACACCATGAACAGGATCAGGAAACCGATCAGGAACATCAAACCGTACGTAAGCAGTTTGTTCAGGCCTTTTGGAACGGCACTTGCATCTACATCGAAGTAAAGAGCAGCGTACATGGAGCCATCTGCGTTATTAATCGGATAGATCAGAGTGGTCCAGGTTCCGTACTCATCCGTGTAGAAATCACTGAAGGCAGGCTTTCCGTCCTTTTTCATCTGTTCCAGCACTACGACGTTATTCTGAGGCAGCGGGTACATGGCACCTGCGGGCAGATTACCTTCCTCGAATGGTTCCAACAGGTTGGTTGGAATCGCGATGATGGACGTTCCGTTTCCTTCCTCAAGTTCTGAACCAAAAATGTATGCTTGCGCGATGTTTGGATAGAATTCATGGATGGAATCAAGATAAGCTTTCATTTCCAGCTGTACAGGACCGGAGTAGCTTTTTTCCTTAGCCGCTTCTGCCACTTTGGCAGTGTCGAGATCGTCATACCATTTCTGGGTGATGACGGTAGCTTGGTCGTGCAACTGTTCAACCAAGATATTTTTTTGCAATTGATACGCGGCAGTAATCAGGATTACACCGATCAACATGATGCTGCCGAATGAAATCACCAAATTTTTGATGAAGAAAGGCATGGTACTCCAGCGAAGCTTATTAAACAAGATGATTCACTCCTTCTACGATTGTGAAAATGCACTATACCTGGATGGGATGCTATACGCTATGTAATCTAATGAATATTTAGTGAAAAATTGTTATCGTGCAACTTCTATAATTCTGATTTTTGCTGTGGTTACGTGACATTCTCTCATGCTTCAGTGTGCTTTTTGCATTGTTCCATGTTCTACTTCACTTATAGGACCCCCAGGTAAGTTACTTCGTAGATTATATCGTTATAAAGTCATATTAATATTAGCTTTTAGAGCAAAAATGGTTCTAAGGTACTGGTTCTGTGGGCGTGTTTTTCGTTTTAGATCTTTATTATTACGTTTGTTAATGCAAGGTTCTAGCGAGGTCCCCATTCGTATGGGGCCTTTTGGGCTTGTTTGTCATGACCTAAAGAAAACACAAGTGAACGAAAAGACAGTCCATTGTTCCCCTTTCGCAGGAACGCTAAGATGAAGTTGTTAAAGCGTTTACATCACGTAATGAAGGGAGCTTAAATCGGATGCCAGAAATTACGATCAGGCTGTATGAAGGCAGGACGGATGAGCAAAAGCAGGAGATAGTGGAGGTGTTCACACGCGAGCTCTCGCGTATTATCGACCGTGAGCCGGATTACATTTCTATCGAATTCAATGAAATTCCATGGGACGAGAACGTTCCTGATAACTTGAGAAGCACGCAATCACAGAAGCAGGGAGGAGAGAAGACGTGAAGCCGGCAGATATCGTGCCACCAAGCCGGGGTGCAACCGGACTTCACTCGTCTGGTATAGGCGCTCGGCTGGGAGATGCGGGACGTTATCTGTGGCGATACCGGATATTATATCTGCTTTCCTTACCGGGTATCCTGTATTTTTTCCTCTTCAAATATGTGCCTTTATTCGGTTCAGTCATTGCTTTTCAGAACTACAACATTTTCAAAGGCATCACCGGAAGTGATTGGGTAGGTCTGGAGCATTTCCAGAAGATGTTCAGCCATTATGATTTTTTAAGAATTCTCAATAACACACTTCTGCTTGGACTATATGATCTGGTGATTGCATTCCCGGTCCCGATCTTACTGGCGATTCTGTTGAATGAAGTACGGATGA
Proteins encoded in this region:
- a CDS encoding YhgE/Pip domain-containing protein, with product MKSLTVFGQDLKSAFKKPKVFIPILVVLFIPVLYSGLFLNAFWDPYGKMNELPVAVVNTDQGATYNDKSLEVGQNLVDELKKSNDFDWQFVTREQAEQGMEDDKYYMTIVIPEDFSAKATTLMEDHPQPAELIYEPNEGYNFLAGQIGGTAVKQIKSKVSAKVTESYTETLLDQVEKISSGLSDAGDGAGKINEGAAKLDNGASTLKKNLSKLADGTDKLETGMAPLKEGTATLAQGIGTLHAGASSLSDGLSQLAAAGTKLGNGALQAETGGKQLQAGIQSAQEGAAKLDAGLEASEQGSAKLVAGLQTSVEGSSKVSEGAKAVAQGLAQLAEASPELAANPAVQQLLAASQAVAAGSEQVYQGGQQLVEGSKSLQAAQQQLHQGSSQLVQGEQQLLQGATQLSTGHKQLATGLQQFNTKLTEAAAGGAKLAEGSSQLNTGAGQLVTGMNQLSDGITTIAEGSRKLDDGAGTLKEGTTKLTDGSSELSTKLNEAAAETSSVKKTDELVEMYAQPVQVDEHKHNEVPNYGTGFSPYFLSLGLFVGALIATLVVPTRGSTFTDTSSWNRFVSRTLAFTIMSAVQSLLASWLVLSVLGLEVQSIPLFFLFSFVTSLSFMYIIQALVTWLENPGRFLAILMLIFQLTTSAGTFPLELIPNWLKVFNPWLPMTYSVTGYKAVISSGQFGVAWDQIGILCIFAVIGLGGTLTYFLMHHTTENANVSSEVALHL
- a CDS encoding TetR/AcrR family transcriptional regulator, yielding MRTIDRRQQVIDSAEKSFALFGYKATTMEQVARLANVGKGTIYTFFENKEELFDEILHSIITDMKQITEQTVKEENSFLDNVHLSMDSLLEYREEHELLIKLFQEVNDFGTPQAKEGLQKVETAILEYLERQVQRAMELQQIREDDPKLVSFVLLKLYVTLTSDWNKTHPTLHKDQIKTFVGLFLKSGL
- a CDS encoding tautomerase family protein, which produces MPEITIRLYEGRTDEQKQEIVEVFTRELSRIIDREPDYISIEFNEIPWDENVPDNLRSTQSQKQGGEKT
- a CDS encoding HAMP domain-containing methyl-accepting chemotaxis protein; this encodes MPFFIKNLVISFGSIMLIGVILITAAYQLQKNILVEQLHDQATVITQKWYDDLDTAKVAEAAKEKSYSGPVQLEMKAYLDSIHEFYPNIAQAYIFGSELEEGNGTSIIAIPTNLLEPFEEGNLPAGAMYPLPQNNVVVLEQMKKDGKPAFSDFYTDEYGTWTTLIYPINNADGSMYAALYFDVDASAVPKGLNKLLTYGLMFLIGFLILFMVLQFILLKRTLLPIRNLMKGIEEVSTGNLDVTIDTGRDDLGIINEKFNAMIHRFNTTIYKVQNTSHHLSESSKQLLGISEKNNVNIQSISTNIREISTGLVSQDKATVENARAMTEMSTVVQTIASSSADVADEALSMEQRSSTGNVVMQQVIEQMRLISGAVQNTSNSIQSLENNSNQISNIVNVITEIAGQTNLLALNASIEAARAGEEGRGFAVVAGEVRNLAEQSQESAKQIRQLIEEIQRDIMQSSEAMQLGSKEVTKGLEVTQETGVFFENILNATNKVANQIQDISSSTEEISASTQEMSATADELSANVSKAASSSKQIEQSIDEQEASMAAIVSASDELSVVSEQLQELISFFKVRAE